A genomic segment from Verrucomicrobiota bacterium encodes:
- a CDS encoding bifunctional nuclease family protein yields MKKDAVQVQIRCIHPYLSNNGMAIFLGNKEKVFIIAVDTHMARVIEEFRADVPKQRPMTHDLLVSFMKGFGVTVERVVITDLRESTFHAKLVLLQQNELGRKIVEIDARPSDSIALAAAQKRPIYVARDLFDRMEDVSETLDRIAEAGDSAGTKFEAGEP; encoded by the coding sequence ATGAAGAAAGACGCCGTGCAAGTGCAGATCCGTTGCATCCATCCGTATCTGTCGAACAACGGCATGGCGATCTTCCTCGGCAACAAGGAGAAGGTGTTCATCATCGCGGTGGACACCCACATGGCGCGCGTCATCGAGGAATTCCGGGCGGACGTGCCGAAGCAGCGGCCGATGACTCACGACTTGTTGGTGAGCTTCATGAAGGGCTTCGGCGTCACCGTCGAGCGCGTGGTGATCACCGACCTGCGCGAGTCCACGTTCCACGCGAAGCTCGTGCTGCTCCAGCAAAACGAACTCGGCAGGAAAATCGTCGAGATTGACGCGCGCCCGAGCGATTCCATCGCGCTGGCCGCCGCGCAAAAGCGGCCCATCTACGTCGCCCGCGACCTCTTCGACCGGATGGAGGACGTCTCCGAGACGCTCGATCGCATCGCGGAGGCGGGGGACAGCGCCGGGACCAAGTTCGAAGCCGGAGAACCTTGA